In a genomic window of Phycodurus eques isolate BA_2022a chromosome 2, UOR_Pequ_1.1, whole genome shotgun sequence:
- the LOC133399300 gene encoding interleukin-18 receptor 1-like isoform X2 translates to MFTRKSVRLAFASVIIMRAPLLPLLLLLTSLTGVCVASLPLEIYVKAGEMVVLECPQQAGSRHDRCPVMWTSENKLQMDRSSMSPAEQRETGLLCLGRSLFILTASVSHEGNYLCSQRNVSGQSWFRLTVYTTLSRELKDRTQYLQECYTQESCLLNCPEDNIPNPNNPNFTAYDIIWRKEGESTQEVDSSFSSAVDTDHGVYTCTRPYLYDGQIYNMSFTVVLDIRPSQPNVNKHTVISSPQPNTTIFVDVGSPFVTECVAVFYSDFTPLFWLSGNTFVEMNDSFPVFSNYTCENVTEGVKKTVYLVFKEVTEENVFTNYTCKMESISDNSSFVTITLAKRDGKIYDVFLMCYKSDRVTGLNPCDTMWLVNVLEENLGYKLCLYDRDVQPGKALSEALLDCIEQSQSVVLVPSPVAHSLESGLLSAIHAALVERKTSLVIIKPESAEEAKWGSLPEAFRLLDKTGHCVTWEGLNALPPSASFWKKLRYHLPAVCTGTKAFPLDARLS, encoded by the exons ATGTTTACAAGGAAGTCTGTTCGGCTGGCATTTGCTTCAGTCATCATCATGAGGGCCCCTCTGCTCCCACTGCTTTTACTACTTACATCTTTAACAG gtgtgtgtgtggcgaGTCTTCCTCTGGAAATATatgtcaaggcaggtgagatgGTGGTGCTGGAGTGTCCTCAACAGGCAGGATCTCGTCATGACCGTTGCCCAGTAATGTGGACCAGTGAGAACAAGCTGCAGATGGACCGGAGCAGCATGTCACCGGCAGAACAGAGAGAGACAGGTCTACTGTGTCTTGGCAGGAGCCTTTTTATTCTCACCGCGTCAGTAAGCCACGAGGGCAACTACTTGTGCTCACAAAG GAATGTGAGCGGCCAATCCTGGTTCAGGCTGACCGTGTATACCACACTGAGCAGGGAGTTGAAGGACAGGACTCAGTACTTGCAGGAATGTTACACGCAAGAGTCCTGCCTTTTGAACTGTCCAGAAGACAACATCCCGAACCCGAATAATCCCAACTTTACTGCCTACGACATTATATGGCGCAAG GAGGGTGAGTCAACGCAGGAGGTTGACAGCTCCTTCTCAAGTGCAGTAGACACAGACCATGGTGTCTACACTTGCACCAGGCCTTACCTGTATGATGGTCAAATCTACAACATGAGCTTCACGGTGGTGTTGGACATCCGGCCTAGTCAGC CAAACGTGAACAAACACACTGTGATATCATCCCCGCAGCCAAATACAACCATTTTTGTGGATGTCG GCTCACCGTTTGTGACTGAATGTGTAGCTGTCTTTTACTCAGACTTCACTCCATTGTTTTGGCTGAGCGGGAACACATTTGTGGAAATGAATGACTCCTTCCCAGTATTCAGCAACTACACGTG TGAAAACGTGACTgaaggagtaaaaaaaacagtatatcTGGTGTTCAAAGAAGTAACGGAGGAAAATGTATTCACTAATTACACCTGCAAAATGGAATCCATCTCGGACAACTCAAGCTTTGTCACCATCACCTTGGCCAAAAGAG ATGGGAAGATCTATGATGTGTTTCTGATGTGTTATAAGAGCGATAGAGTCACAGGATTGAATCCATGTGATACAATGTGGCTGGTGAATGTTCTGGAAGAGAATTTGGGTTATAAACTCTGCCTCTATGATCGTGACGTGCAACCGGGAAAAG CTCTGTCCGAGGCGTTGCTGGACTGCATAGAACAAAGCCAATCGGTGGTCCTGGTACCTTCCCCTGTGGCTCACAGTCTGGAGTCTGGCTTGTTGAGTGCCATCCATGCAGCCCTCGTGGAACGGAAAACAAGCTTGGTTATCATCAAACCTGAGAGTGCAGAAGAAGCTAAATGGGGTTCGCTACCAGAAGCCTTCCGGCTCCTCGACAAGACTGGCCACTGTGTCACGTGGGAGGGCTTAAACGCCCTGCCGCCTTCCGCTTCCTTCTGGAAGAAGCTCCGCTATCACCTCCCAGCAGTATGCACTGGCACCAAGGCTTTTCCCTTAGATGCTCGTCTGTCTTAA
- the LOC133399300 gene encoding interleukin-1 receptor-like 1 isoform X1 has product MFTRKSVRLAFASVIIMRAPLLPLLLLLTSLTGVCVASLPLEIYVKAGEMVVLECPQQAGSRHDRCPVMWTSENKLQMDRSSMSPAEQRETGLLCLGRSLFILTASVSHEGNYLCSQRNVSGQSWFRLTVYTTLSRELKDRTQYLQECYTQESCLLNCPEDNIPNPNNPNFTAYDIIWRKEGESTQEVDSSFSSAVDTDHGVYTCTRPYLYDGQIYNMSFTVVLDIRPSQPNVNKHTVISSPQPNTTIFVDVGSPFVTECVAVFYSDFTPLFWLSGNTFVEMNDSFPVFSNYTCENVTEGVKKTVYLVFKEVTEENVFTNYTCKMESISDNSSFVTITLAKRVRPFHISVAVCPLVIMAVMAAIVIVYVKFQIEITLFLRDTMGCHRRTSDGKIYDVFLMCYKSDRVTGLNPCDTMWLVNVLEENLGYKLCLYDRDVQPGKALSEALLDCIEQSQSVVLVPSPVAHSLESGLLSAIHAALVERKTSLVIIKPESAEEAKWGSLPEAFRLLDKTGHCVTWEGLNALPPSASFWKKLRYHLPAVCTGTKAFPLDARLS; this is encoded by the exons ATGTTTACAAGGAAGTCTGTTCGGCTGGCATTTGCTTCAGTCATCATCATGAGGGCCCCTCTGCTCCCACTGCTTTTACTACTTACATCTTTAACAG gtgtgtgtgtggcgaGTCTTCCTCTGGAAATATatgtcaaggcaggtgagatgGTGGTGCTGGAGTGTCCTCAACAGGCAGGATCTCGTCATGACCGTTGCCCAGTAATGTGGACCAGTGAGAACAAGCTGCAGATGGACCGGAGCAGCATGTCACCGGCAGAACAGAGAGAGACAGGTCTACTGTGTCTTGGCAGGAGCCTTTTTATTCTCACCGCGTCAGTAAGCCACGAGGGCAACTACTTGTGCTCACAAAG GAATGTGAGCGGCCAATCCTGGTTCAGGCTGACCGTGTATACCACACTGAGCAGGGAGTTGAAGGACAGGACTCAGTACTTGCAGGAATGTTACACGCAAGAGTCCTGCCTTTTGAACTGTCCAGAAGACAACATCCCGAACCCGAATAATCCCAACTTTACTGCCTACGACATTATATGGCGCAAG GAGGGTGAGTCAACGCAGGAGGTTGACAGCTCCTTCTCAAGTGCAGTAGACACAGACCATGGTGTCTACACTTGCACCAGGCCTTACCTGTATGATGGTCAAATCTACAACATGAGCTTCACGGTGGTGTTGGACATCCGGCCTAGTCAGC CAAACGTGAACAAACACACTGTGATATCATCCCCGCAGCCAAATACAACCATTTTTGTGGATGTCG GCTCACCGTTTGTGACTGAATGTGTAGCTGTCTTTTACTCAGACTTCACTCCATTGTTTTGGCTGAGCGGGAACACATTTGTGGAAATGAATGACTCCTTCCCAGTATTCAGCAACTACACGTG TGAAAACGTGACTgaaggagtaaaaaaaacagtatatcTGGTGTTCAAAGAAGTAACGGAGGAAAATGTATTCACTAATTACACCTGCAAAATGGAATCCATCTCGGACAACTCAAGCTTTGTCACCATCACCTTGGCCAAAAGAG TTCGACCTTTCCACATTTCTGTGGCAGTCTGCCCTTTGGTTATCATGGCAGTCATGGCTGCCATTGTCATAGTCTatgtcaaattccaaattgaaaTCACTCTCTTCCTGCGAGATACTATGGGCTGCCACAGAAGAACCTCAG ATGGGAAGATCTATGATGTGTTTCTGATGTGTTATAAGAGCGATAGAGTCACAGGATTGAATCCATGTGATACAATGTGGCTGGTGAATGTTCTGGAAGAGAATTTGGGTTATAAACTCTGCCTCTATGATCGTGACGTGCAACCGGGAAAAG CTCTGTCCGAGGCGTTGCTGGACTGCATAGAACAAAGCCAATCGGTGGTCCTGGTACCTTCCCCTGTGGCTCACAGTCTGGAGTCTGGCTTGTTGAGTGCCATCCATGCAGCCCTCGTGGAACGGAAAACAAGCTTGGTTATCATCAAACCTGAGAGTGCAGAAGAAGCTAAATGGGGTTCGCTACCAGAAGCCTTCCGGCTCCTCGACAAGACTGGCCACTGTGTCACGTGGGAGGGCTTAAACGCCCTGCCGCCTTCCGCTTCCTTCTGGAAGAAGCTCCGCTATCACCTCCCAGCAGTATGCACTGGCACCAAGGCTTTTCCCTTAGATGCTCGTCTGTCTTAA